Proteins encoded in a region of the Dreissena polymorpha isolate Duluth1 chromosome 6, UMN_Dpol_1.0, whole genome shotgun sequence genome:
- the LOC127834773 gene encoding uncharacterized protein LOC127834773 — protein sequence MKSCDPRNWNSRQRMIGGAVAVVVALVIIIPVAVTQSKKDCDDPPSSQSYQEICSVEESTMTSRISVRCDYGNASNVDPKIRATLQTSGVDVTNTSIAVNDIPLTGVTCSFPSDNVIICEGSLMKCSYTGSLSVYIKTGGGEMVYASKMNISPG from the exons ATGAAGAGTTGCGACCCCAGAAATTGG AATTCACGACAGCGCATGATCGGAGGTGCCGTTGCTGTGGTAGTTGCCTTGGTGATCATAATTCCAGTAGCGGTCACGCAGTCCAAGAAAGACTGTG ATGATCCACCGTCAAGTCAGTCGTATCAAG AGATATGTAGTGTGGAAGAAAGTACCATGACATCACGAATTAGCGTCCGTTGTGACTATGGCAACGCCAGTAACGTCGATCCTAAAATCCGGGCAACCCTGCAGACGTCAGGTGTTGACGTCACCAACACCTCCATAGCCGTGAACGATATTCCGTTGACAGGA GTCACGTGTTCGTTTCCTAGCGACAATGTTATCATTTGCGAGGGTTCATTAATGAAGTGCTCTTACACTGGAAGTCTATCAGTCTATATTAAGACAGGGGGCGGTGAAATGGTCTACGCCAGCAAAATGAATATTTCACCAGGTTGA